In Pelodiscus sinensis isolate JC-2024 chromosome 2, ASM4963464v1, whole genome shotgun sequence, the following proteins share a genomic window:
- the XRCC2 gene encoding DNA repair protein XRCC2 has product MRLEGWGTLRMCDERGLGAAAGPGPHPLLGAMSDGFRKAESGTQLLARLEGRSSLKNLEPCLFADEGFPIHGDVIEFHGPEGTGKTEMLYHLVARCVLPKSGGGLEVEVMFIDTDYHFDMLRLVTILEHRLSQSKEEMIKQCLGRLFLVNCNSSTQLLLTLYSLENKFCTHPSLCIMILDSISAFYWIDRSNGGESINIQEMNLKRCSEFLEKLVREYHLALFATTQTIMQKSSNSTESSIPLKLHCEADIDYRPYLCKSWQQMVTHRIFFSKQCNSSSSKPFSIVSCHTKKKQVIKCSFSVAECGVQF; this is encoded by the exons ATGCGCCTCGAGGGATGGGGCACACTGCGCATGTGCGACGAGCGGGGGCTTGGCGCCGCTGCTGGGCCcggtccccaccccctcctcggCGCTATGAGTGACGGGTTCCGGAAGGCGGAGTCGGGCACGCAG ctaCTTGCACGACTTGAGGGCAGAAGTTCTCTGAAAAATCTTGAACCTTGTCTATTTGCAGATGAAGGATTTCCCATTCAcg GAGATGTCATTGAATTCCATGGTCCAGAAGgaacaggaaaaacagaaatgcTTTATCACCTGGTAGCACGCTGTGTCCTTCCAAAATCAGGAGGAGGACTGGAAGTAGAAGTTATGTTCATTGACACAGACTACCATTTTGATATGCTCCGCCTAGTTACCATTCTTGAACACAGACTGTCCCAAAGCAAAGAAGAAATGATCAAACAGTGCCTTGGAAGGCTTTTCCTTGTTAACTGCAACAGCAGCACTCAGTTGCTTCTCACACTTTACTCTCTAGAAAACAAGTTTTGCACTCACCCTTCTCTCTGTATTATGATTTTAGATAGCATATCAGCTTTTTATTGGATAGATAGAAGCAATGGAGGGGAGAGCATTAACATTCAAGAGATGAATCTGAAGAGATGCAGTGAATTTCTTGAGAAGCTAGTACGAGAGTATCATTTGGCCCTGTTTGCAACCACACAAACAATTATGCAGAAATCTTCAAACTCCACAGAGAGCTCTATTCCTTTAAAACTTCACTGTGAAGCTGATATAGACTATAGGCCTTATCTTTGTAAATCATGGCAACAAATGGTAACCCACCGAATATTTTTCTCTAAACAATGTAATTCTAGCAGTAGCAAACCTTTTTCAATTGTTTCTTGTCACACCAAAAAAAAACAAGTCATAAAATGTTCATTTAGTGTTGCAGAATGTGGAGTTCAGTTTTAA